The Psychrosphaera ytuae genome includes a region encoding these proteins:
- a CDS encoding substrate-binding periplasmic protein → MSLIFIRRLVIFSIIVCTFSTMTPAVHANSNSIFIDQPTQLTPIDVVVGLSRPPFVIERGDKGYEIELVTAILKTMEYQPKFMYVPLGRTLRMLDQGMGAMLLTINNNIVPNSTIRTNPYITYQNRAVYKSDTKVSVTKFADLRNLRVVAFQGATKYLGSEFASAVRYNKNYFEVPNQLQQVRLLLEGRIDVAVMEENIFLHVLELVKPKPSDEQAEITSEDFNFAPLFPPNNYSAAFKDPSLVPIFNSALDDFKGTEEFKKLKAKYNIKNQ, encoded by the coding sequence ATGTCATTGATTTTTATTCGTCGCTTAGTAATTTTTAGCATAATTGTCTGCACTTTTTCGACAATGACACCCGCAGTGCATGCAAATTCCAACAGTATCTTTATCGATCAACCTACCCAACTTACACCTATTGACGTTGTAGTTGGGCTAAGTCGCCCCCCTTTTGTTATCGAACGAGGCGATAAGGGTTACGAAATAGAACTTGTTACTGCCATTCTCAAAACGATGGAGTATCAACCAAAGTTTATGTACGTGCCCCTTGGACGAACACTAAGAATGTTAGACCAAGGAATGGGCGCTATGCTGCTCACCATTAATAATAATATAGTGCCAAATTCAACGATTCGAACCAATCCTTATATCACTTATCAAAACAGAGCTGTATATAAAAGTGACACTAAAGTCAGTGTGACCAAGTTTGCTGACCTGCGTAATTTAAGAGTTGTTGCTTTTCAAGGCGCGACCAAATACCTAGGCTCTGAATTCGCCAGTGCTGTTCGCTATAACAAAAACTATTTTGAAGTACCTAATCAACTGCAACAAGTTAGGCTCTTGCTTGAGGGGCGTATCGACGTTGCTGTAATGGAAGAAAACATCTTTTTGCACGTTCTAGAGTTAGTAAAGCCCAAACCTAGCGATGAACAAGCAGAAATTACCAGCGAAGACTTTAACTTTGCTCCACTCTTTCCACCAAATAATTACAGTGCGGCTTTTAAAGATCCTTCTCTAGTACCAATTTTTAATAGTGCGTTAGATGATTTTAAAGGTACCGAAGAGTTTAAAAAGCTTAAAGCAAAGTACAATATTAAAAATCAGTAG
- a CDS encoding bifunctional diguanylate cyclase/phosphodiesterase: MVSNNNKIISTLCLSLIAPVSYASNSPVLENTSSISQSHWLIGFLILGVIVFVALSVFIYSRLKRYQSAMRYSDQRLNFSLWASGDEMWDWHINDGQLFRTNSKGTYRLSKVHPNLFPPNKPHIHPNDVNRVRLNLSSHLKGETDAFECVYRIKYQTEWRWILDKGRIVTRADNGKPLRMTGIFKDIQQLKQAESELEVFAKSIDNLSEGVIILNPDLNIIHVNPGYSKITGYQPEDVIGDKIRFTSISPALLNEIKHQVDTTGIWRGDITGQHKAGEMFLAYVTANCIKDEAGNISNYVAIVSDTTRRKTAEAKLKKMASTDALTGLPNRNVFFEKLQDCVDKRRPTAVLVFDLDNFKKINDSLGHQLGDSLLVEIAKRIRVMTHNFHTLYRLGGDEFAFVMEKTNDIQKVTSAAKEILAHLSKPFTVQKHELVVAGSIGIVLYPDDGKQPETLLRNADTAMYHAKEAGNRYLFFSDDMNKQAVKRLQVENLIRLGLKEDYFQVYYQPKMSFETGKLVGMEALVRFVTPQKGVVSPGTFIPIAEETGQIVEIGDLVLKKACVDMKRWVDQGLIDGRVAVNLSARQFNLPNLLQRIDEVLEETGLSPANLELEITEGTVMDSPQGAINTMYQLRDRGIHLAMDDFGTGYSSLSYLRKFPLNTLKIDKAFVDDSKSDIGKAMIDTIITIARNLGLSTVAEGVETVEQQRFMADKNCDVLQGYLYSKPLSAEEFARFARAEINFDIVPPALVPEKTA, from the coding sequence GTGGTCTCAAATAATAATAAAATCATTTCTACGTTGTGCCTAAGCTTAATCGCACCCGTAAGTTATGCGTCAAACAGCCCTGTTTTAGAAAATACATCAAGTATTAGTCAGTCCCACTGGTTGATTGGCTTTCTTATTCTTGGTGTTATTGTCTTTGTTGCACTTTCGGTCTTTATATACTCGCGACTAAAACGATACCAATCAGCTATGCGATATAGCGATCAGAGACTGAACTTTTCGCTATGGGCAAGCGGTGACGAAATGTGGGACTGGCATATCAATGACGGTCAGCTATTCCGCACCAACAGCAAAGGGACTTATCGCCTATCTAAAGTCCACCCGAATTTATTTCCACCAAATAAGCCACACATTCACCCCAACGATGTCAATCGAGTCCGACTTAATCTGAGTAGCCATTTAAAAGGTGAAACTGACGCTTTCGAGTGTGTCTACCGCATTAAATATCAAACAGAATGGCGCTGGATTTTAGACAAAGGTCGAATCGTTACCCGAGCAGATAATGGCAAGCCTCTGCGCATGACAGGCATTTTTAAAGATATTCAGCAGCTCAAACAAGCTGAATCTGAATTAGAAGTATTTGCCAAGAGCATAGATAACCTTTCTGAGGGTGTAATTATCCTCAACCCTGATCTCAACATCATTCACGTAAATCCAGGCTATAGTAAAATTACTGGCTATCAGCCAGAAGACGTTATTGGTGACAAGATTCGCTTTACCAGTATCAGTCCTGCTTTACTTAATGAAATAAAACACCAAGTTGATACCACAGGTATTTGGCGTGGCGACATAACAGGTCAGCATAAAGCCGGAGAAATGTTTTTAGCTTACGTTACCGCCAACTGCATTAAAGACGAAGCTGGCAATATAAGTAACTATGTGGCAATTGTTTCTGATACCACTCGTCGCAAGACTGCCGAAGCTAAACTTAAAAAAATGGCGAGTACAGACGCTCTAACTGGCTTACCAAACCGCAACGTATTTTTTGAAAAACTCCAAGATTGTGTAGATAAACGAAGACCTACCGCAGTTCTGGTATTTGACTTGGATAACTTTAAAAAGATCAACGACTCATTGGGCCATCAACTAGGTGACTCACTATTAGTTGAGATTGCCAAGCGTATTCGAGTAATGACTCATAACTTCCATACATTGTACCGTTTGGGTGGTGATGAGTTTGCCTTTGTCATGGAAAAGACTAATGACATTCAAAAGGTGACTTCCGCTGCTAAAGAAATACTGGCGCATTTGTCTAAACCATTTACTGTGCAAAAACATGAACTCGTCGTCGCTGGTAGTATTGGTATCGTGCTTTATCCTGATGATGGTAAACAACCAGAAACCTTACTCCGAAACGCTGACACAGCGATGTACCACGCCAAAGAAGCTGGTAACCGCTACCTGTTTTTCAGTGATGACATGAACAAACAAGCGGTTAAACGTTTGCAAGTTGAAAACCTGATCAGATTGGGCTTGAAGGAAGATTACTTCCAAGTTTATTACCAACCCAAAATGAGTTTTGAGACAGGTAAGCTAGTGGGAATGGAAGCCTTGGTTCGTTTTGTTACCCCACAAAAAGGGGTTGTTAGTCCAGGTACATTTATTCCAATTGCAGAAGAGACCGGCCAAATTGTCGAAATTGGTGACCTTGTACTCAAAAAAGCCTGTGTCGATATGAAGCGTTGGGTTGACCAAGGTCTAATTGACGGCCGTGTTGCAGTAAACTTATCAGCTCGTCAATTTAATTTACCAAATCTATTGCAGCGCATTGATGAAGTATTAGAAGAAACAGGCTTATCACCAGCCAACCTTGAATTAGAGATTACCGAAGGTACTGTTATGGATAGCCCACAGGGCGCTATCAATACGATGTATCAACTTCGCGATAGAGGCATCCATTTGGCAATGGATGACTTCGGGACAGGCTACTCTAGCTTATCTTACTTGCGAAAATTCCCGCTTAACACACTTAAAATTGACAAAGCCTTTGTTGACGACTCTAAGAGTGACATAGGTAAGGCGATGATAGATACAATCATTACAATTGCTCGTAACTTGGGACTTTCAACCGTCGCCGAAGGGGTTGAAACTGTTGAGCAACAACGTTTTATGGCGGATAAAAACTGTGATGTATTGCAGGGCTATTTATATAGTAAGCCGCTTTCTGCCGAAGAATTTGCCCGCTTTGCAAGAGCAGAGATCAATTTTGATATCGTTCCTCCGGCTTTGGTACCAGAAAAAACAGCATAA
- a CDS encoding insulinase family protein has protein sequence MNVSQNDKNSYQHVTLDNGLRLLYVVDEDASKSACSLVVNTGSFDDPRDRPGFAHFIEHLLFNGNEKFPEPNAINDYVAKHGGHCNAWTATEHSNFFFDINHNAFGVALDYFVHLFINPSFSETAISREQEAIHAEYKLKLRDDTRRIQQVHKETCNPEHPFNKFSVGNRQTLSNLPGRPVQDELKVFWETNYQAQYMTVCVVTHSNEFYEPTKRLFSLLPSTNPLQNKPAIKTDLYRKQDLAQFICIKPVKELHKLNITFAMPSVNQLYNSKIISFIAHLIGHEGTGSLADNLKQQGLINSLGAGHGISGQNFKDFNISLELTELGEQQLDLILTQVFSYLKFMKSEYPPDYLYSEQQRLARTSFEFQEPTKPSKLANALSLSMQHYPQEDVLYGEYRMDGFDEALWNQVMTYFTAQNMRVTLVSQNTKTDKEAHWYHTPYSAQPIDASVLSELNNLTPNTGTFAYPAPNPYLKNAITVESAESKSITPQCIESSRGWQLWFKQDIEYRVPKGNIYVGFDLPKAVMNNRRQAAMRLFCELFLDSVSETHYHAETAGLNYNLYAHSGGITLYTSGLSNNQPELLYTLASHLFKLKPMRSRFEELKRQLVKHWRNTESNKPISQLFSLLNAHLMDSVATACQLADELEKLNLSEFNEIIKDVLTEAYVESLVYGNWTSTQAEVINQTLKEVLSSLTPCSEVPRTIKTIPEQVVFQLSKEIDHQDSAALLYLQGLNGQVNSSDCTEKAYFILLSQILAPFSFNYLRTDRQLGYMVGSGYMPICNVPGLVVYVQSHDYTSDQLISELHHCLEIFVNELKSLAKEDFEKHKQAVINQYKEQATSLSQHCQQLWVSIGNKDYKFNQKEEIVKELELIKHEELSSWFAGHFNPNLQKGIEVNSR, from the coding sequence ATGAACGTTAGTCAAAATGACAAAAATAGCTACCAACACGTAACTTTAGACAACGGCCTCCGCCTTCTTTACGTTGTTGATGAAGACGCTTCAAAAAGTGCCTGTTCGCTGGTCGTCAATACTGGTAGTTTTGACGATCCTAGAGACCGGCCGGGATTTGCTCATTTCATCGAGCACCTGCTCTTTAATGGAAATGAGAAGTTTCCTGAGCCTAATGCAATTAATGACTATGTGGCAAAACACGGAGGTCACTGCAATGCTTGGACTGCGACTGAACACAGTAATTTTTTCTTTGACATTAATCACAATGCGTTTGGTGTAGCGCTGGATTATTTTGTTCACTTGTTTATAAATCCAAGCTTTTCTGAGACTGCAATCAGCAGAGAGCAAGAAGCTATTCACGCTGAATACAAATTAAAACTTCGTGATGACACCCGTCGTATCCAACAAGTTCACAAGGAAACTTGTAATCCCGAGCATCCATTTAATAAGTTTTCAGTTGGTAACCGTCAAACCTTATCTAATTTACCAGGTAGGCCTGTTCAAGATGAGTTAAAAGTATTCTGGGAAACCAATTATCAAGCTCAATACATGACCGTTTGTGTGGTCACTCATTCGAATGAGTTTTATGAACCGACAAAACGTCTTTTTTCATTATTACCGTCGACTAATCCGCTCCAAAATAAACCAGCCATAAAGACCGACTTGTACCGAAAACAAGATCTAGCTCAGTTTATTTGTATCAAGCCAGTAAAAGAACTACACAAATTAAATATTACCTTTGCGATGCCGTCGGTAAACCAGCTGTACAATTCAAAGATAATCAGTTTTATTGCTCATTTAATTGGCCACGAAGGCACGGGCTCGTTAGCTGACAACTTAAAGCAACAAGGGCTGATAAATTCTCTCGGCGCAGGTCATGGCATATCTGGTCAAAACTTTAAGGACTTTAATATTTCACTAGAGTTAACAGAGCTTGGCGAGCAACAATTAGATCTCATCCTTACGCAAGTGTTTAGTTACCTCAAATTTATGAAGTCAGAGTATCCACCTGACTATTTATATTCAGAGCAACAGCGATTGGCTCGAACTAGTTTTGAATTCCAAGAACCGACCAAACCAAGTAAGTTGGCTAATGCACTGTCTTTGAGTATGCAACATTATCCTCAAGAAGACGTTTTATATGGTGAGTACCGCATGGATGGGTTTGATGAGGCTTTGTGGAATCAGGTAATGACGTATTTTACAGCACAAAACATGCGCGTTACTTTGGTGAGTCAAAACACCAAAACTGATAAAGAAGCACATTGGTATCACACCCCTTATTCAGCGCAACCGATAGACGCTTCAGTATTGTCCGAATTAAATAACCTAACACCCAATACTGGTACATTTGCTTATCCGGCCCCCAACCCTTATCTAAAAAACGCCATAACTGTGGAGTCTGCAGAATCAAAAAGCATCACACCACAATGCATAGAATCTTCCCGTGGCTGGCAATTGTGGTTTAAACAAGATATTGAGTATCGCGTGCCAAAAGGCAACATCTATGTTGGGTTTGACTTACCCAAAGCGGTTATGAACAACCGCCGTCAAGCTGCTATGAGGCTTTTTTGTGAGTTATTCCTAGACAGTGTCAGCGAAACACATTACCACGCAGAAACTGCAGGCTTAAATTACAACCTATATGCTCATTCTGGTGGTATTACGCTTTATACATCTGGCTTATCTAATAACCAGCCAGAGTTACTTTATACTCTAGCCAGCCATCTGTTTAAGCTAAAACCAATGCGAAGCCGCTTTGAAGAATTGAAGCGACAACTCGTTAAACATTGGCGCAATACTGAATCAAACAAACCAATAAGCCAATTATTTAGTTTGCTAAATGCTCATTTAATGGATAGCGTCGCAACCGCATGCCAACTTGCCGATGAGTTAGAGAAACTTAACTTGTCAGAGTTTAACGAGATTATTAAAGACGTCTTAACCGAGGCATACGTTGAGTCTTTGGTATACGGTAATTGGACATCGACTCAAGCCGAAGTGATCAATCAAACCCTCAAAGAGGTTTTAAGCTCATTGACTCCTTGCTCTGAGGTCCCTCGAACTATAAAAACCATTCCTGAGCAAGTTGTTTTCCAATTATCGAAAGAGATTGATCACCAAGACTCGGCAGCGCTACTCTACCTACAAGGCTTAAATGGGCAAGTAAACAGCTCGGACTGCACAGAAAAAGCATATTTTATTTTGCTCAGCCAAATCTTAGCACCCTTTTCGTTCAATTATTTACGGACAGACCGTCAACTAGGTTACATGGTCGGTAGTGGTTATATGCCCATTTGCAACGTTCCTGGGCTAGTCGTTTATGTTCAATCTCACGACTACACAAGCGATCAGTTAATTTCTGAGTTACATCACTGTTTAGAAATATTTGTTAATGAACTCAAGTCATTAGCAAAAGAAGATTTCGAAAAGCACAAACAGGCAGTAATAAATCAATACAAAGAACAAGCAACCAGTTTATCGCAACATTGTCAGCAACTTTGGGTCTCTATTGGTAATAAAGATTACAAATTCAATCAAAAAGAAGAAATCGTCAAAGAACTCGAATTAATAAAACACGAAGAGCTAAGCTCATGGTTTGCTGGACATTTTAACCCAAATCTACAAAAAGGTATCGAAGTAAACAGTCGGTAA
- the sixA gene encoding phosphohistidine phosphatase SixA, translating to MAIYLYIVRHGEAEPVLADDASRELTNHGRHEAQKTAIWLKKQVTEFDLVLASPFVRAQQTKDEIAEHINFKEQLVSEAIIPSGDAAAVADEILARIDNLDQVDADILCVSHMPLVSYLIGELAGYTPIMATAGVAKIKVDLTKWRGQLETLIAPEQML from the coding sequence ATGGCAATTTATTTATATATCGTTCGACACGGTGAGGCAGAACCGGTTTTAGCAGATGATGCGTCCCGTGAATTGACCAACCATGGTCGTCACGAAGCGCAAAAAACGGCAATTTGGTTAAAAAAACAAGTCACGGAGTTTGACCTAGTATTGGCAAGTCCATTTGTTAGAGCACAACAAACAAAAGATGAAATTGCCGAGCATATAAACTTCAAAGAGCAACTGGTATCAGAAGCAATTATCCCCTCTGGTGATGCTGCTGCAGTTGCTGATGAAATTCTGGCAAGAATTGACAACTTAGACCAAGTTGATGCGGATATTCTCTGTGTATCCCATATGCCGCTTGTCAGTTATCTCATCGGCGAATTAGCAGGTTACACTCCAATTATGGCGACTGCGGGCGTGGCAAAGATAAAAGTTGATTTAACTAAGTGGCGAGGTCAATTAGAGACATTGATAGCTCCGGAGCAAATGCTTTAA
- the smrB gene encoding endonuclease SmrB: protein MTKKSMFNPFNESNNDELNNESIDFVDFAKEMAGVKKLDQNSVHFHQPKKKATQFQAQTSPTRYSANVKEKETARAAQRFHFSDQYEPYINENETLSFVREGYPSYLTKVLRRGDIAPDLILDLHGYTKQQAQTDLADLIQDCIDQHIPCACVVHGVSGGVLKRKVPHYLMQHPDVLAFHQAPLEWGGQGAIVLIVNLGEELTHILGRDL from the coding sequence ATGACAAAAAAATCGATGTTTAATCCATTTAATGAATCAAATAACGACGAACTAAACAACGAAAGTATCGATTTTGTAGATTTTGCAAAAGAAATGGCCGGTGTAAAGAAACTAGACCAGAACTCAGTTCACTTTCATCAGCCTAAAAAAAAGGCCACTCAATTTCAAGCTCAAACCAGTCCAACTCGTTATTCTGCTAATGTAAAAGAAAAAGAGACGGCCCGAGCCGCCCAACGCTTTCATTTTTCTGACCAATACGAGCCTTACATAAACGAAAATGAGACTTTAAGTTTTGTTCGTGAGGGATACCCAAGCTATTTGACCAAAGTACTTCGTCGGGGCGACATTGCACCTGACTTAATATTGGATCTACATGGATACACCAAGCAACAGGCTCAAACGGACTTAGCGGACTTGATTCAGGACTGTATCGACCAGCATATACCGTGTGCATGTGTCGTACACGGTGTCAGTGGTGGTGTTTTGAAGCGAAAAGTTCCTCATTATCTCATGCAGCATCCGGATGTATTAGCGTTTCACCAAGCTCCATTGGAGTGGGGAGGCCAAGGAGCAATTGTACTGATTGTCAATTTAGGCGAAGAGCTGACCCATATTTTAGGTCGAGACTTATAG
- the prmB gene encoding 50S ribosomal protein L3 N(5)-glutamine methyltransferase: protein MFEQPTLQELAEEAVQELSTANDVLRWAVSRFNESDIYFGHGTDNPWDEAFALLSWGLNIGPSVNAEVLSSKLTRSERARIINAVVARIETKKPAAYLTNLAYFVDLPFYVDENVLVPRSPIGELIKERFASVIDFEPNHILDLCTGSGCIAVACAYAFEEALVDGADISPEALAIADENIQRLGVEDRVTPYLSDVFSGLGDQKYDLIVSNPPYVDAEDIGDMPEEFHHEPEIGLGSGPDGLDITRIILKKAASHLTEHGVLIVEVGNSMVHLIDLLPEVPFNWIEFKNGGLGVFSITKKQLDEYQTLINETL from the coding sequence ATGTTTGAGCAACCGACCCTCCAAGAGTTAGCCGAAGAGGCAGTCCAAGAACTTTCTACCGCAAACGATGTTTTGCGTTGGGCCGTCAGCCGATTTAATGAATCGGATATTTATTTTGGTCATGGCACCGACAACCCTTGGGATGAGGCATTTGCTTTATTGAGTTGGGGCTTAAACATTGGACCGAGTGTCAATGCAGAGGTTCTTTCATCTAAGCTGACTCGCTCTGAGCGCGCTCGAATAATAAACGCAGTGGTTGCTCGAATTGAAACGAAAAAGCCAGCCGCATATTTAACTAACCTAGCCTATTTTGTTGATTTGCCATTTTATGTCGACGAAAACGTATTAGTACCTCGTTCACCAATAGGTGAATTAATCAAAGAAAGGTTCGCATCTGTTATCGACTTTGAACCTAATCATATTTTAGATTTGTGTACTGGCTCAGGATGTATTGCGGTTGCGTGTGCATACGCCTTTGAAGAGGCCTTAGTCGATGGTGCAGACATTAGTCCAGAGGCACTCGCAATTGCTGATGAAAACATTCAAAGGTTAGGTGTTGAAGACAGAGTAACACCATATTTGTCGGACGTGTTCTCTGGCCTAGGCGACCAAAAATATGATCTTATCGTCTCTAATCCTCCGTATGTCGATGCCGAAGATATTGGCGATATGCCTGAAGAGTTTCACCACGAGCCGGAGATTGGCTTAGGCAGTGGTCCGGATGGCTTAGACATCACTCGCATTATTCTCAAAAAAGCGGCTTCTCACTTAACTGAGCACGGTGTGTTAATTGTTGAAGTCGGCAACTCAATGGTGCACTTAATTGATTTACTTCCTGAGGTTCCATTTAACTGGATTGAGTTTAAAAATGGTGGCTTAGGAGTCTTTTCAATTACCAAAAAGCAGCTGGATGAATACCAGACACTGATTAACGAAACGCTGTAG